The following proteins are encoded in a genomic region of Methanobacterium sp. Maddingley MBC34:
- a CDS encoding formylmethanofuran-tetrahydromethanopterin formyltransferase (PFAM: FTR, proximal lobe; lobe~TIGRFAM: formylmethanofuran--tetrahydromethanopterin N-formyltransferase) has protein sequence MEINGVEIQDTFAEAFGIQVSRLLVTAATKKLAKIAATEATGYGTSVIGCPAEAGIDCYVPPEETPDGRPGYIIMICNMSKKKLDHELLERVGMCILTAATTAVFDAMEDPEEKMTTGKKLKFYGDGYEKVTEIDGRTIHSIPLMAGDFLVEEELGIKSGVAGGNLFIMADAPASGLLAAEAVVNAIESIPGTITPFPGGIVASGSKVGSNKYKFLGASTNEKMCVTLKDDVEGCQIPTNVDGVYEIVIDGVDEEAVKAAMKAGIEAAVQVPGVLKMSAGNFGGNLGAYKISLQELF, from the coding sequence ATGGAAATAAACGGAGTAGAAATACAAGACACTTTTGCAGAAGCATTCGGTATACAGGTATCCCGACTGCTGGTAACCGCAGCAACCAAGAAACTGGCGAAGATCGCAGCTACTGAAGCCACTGGATACGGAACATCAGTAATTGGATGCCCAGCAGAGGCAGGAATTGACTGTTACGTCCCACCAGAAGAAACCCCTGATGGCAGGCCGGGTTACATCATCATGATCTGTAACATGAGCAAGAAGAAACTGGACCACGAATTACTGGAACGTGTAGGGATGTGCATCCTCACCGCAGCCACCACCGCAGTTTTCGATGCCATGGAAGACCCTGAAGAGAAAATGACCACCGGAAAAAAACTCAAATTCTACGGAGATGGTTATGAGAAAGTTACTGAAATCGATGGAAGAACCATACACTCCATCCCACTCATGGCTGGAGACTTCTTGGTGGAAGAAGAACTGGGAATCAAATCTGGTGTTGCTGGAGGAAACCTATTCATAATGGCTGATGCACCAGCATCAGGTTTACTGGCTGCAGAAGCAGTGGTGAACGCTATTGAATCAATTCCTGGAACCATAACTCCATTCCCTGGAGGAATAGTAGCTTCCGGTTCCAAAGTGGGCTCCAACAAGTACAAATTCCTGGGTGCATCCACCAACGAAAAAATGTGTGTAACTCTCAAGGACGATGTGGAAGGATGCCAGATCCCCACCAATGTGGATGGAGTTTACGAAATCGTTATTGATGGTGTGGATGAAGAAGCAGTCAAAGCAGCTATGAAAGCAGGTATAGAAGCAGCAGTACAGGTTCCTGGTGTTCTGAAAATGAGTGCCGGTAACTTCGGAGGAAACTTGGGCGCTTACAAAATAAGTCTGCAGGAACTGTTTTAA
- a CDS encoding hypothetical protein (PFAM: Uncharacterised protein family (UPF0104)~TIGRFAM: conserved hypothetical protein) — translation MKHKTLLLMLAGIGVLGIMVLFIGPEKIESAIQQANPGYLALAVIIQLAIYGLWTERWSITTSSLGISIKRRHLLPMLLVGLAINNLTPSGRGGGEPVRAYILSKYSQSPFENAFATVIADRGLDTFPFIALAIITIITAVLYINLPQWMVITLIVCLIVLIILFGLALYMSINREFGDRVIRWFLRVLKRISSKMHNRIEKRAINAVEGFQNSMKVMITDRKVLLYGIPLSFLIWALEIMRVYVVFLALNINAPLEIIAAVFVISTLIGMIPLLPGGLGAVDGMMILLYSYAGIPPSISAAATLVERLISFWMTTILGVAVLPYFGADAVNKISKKL, via the coding sequence ATGAAACATAAGACTCTGCTTCTGATGCTGGCTGGTATTGGAGTGCTGGGTATAATGGTACTGTTCATAGGCCCGGAAAAGATTGAAAGTGCCATTCAACAGGCCAACCCCGGGTACCTGGCACTGGCGGTTATCATACAACTGGCCATATATGGTCTCTGGACTGAAAGATGGTCAATTACCACGTCTTCACTGGGAATATCCATTAAAAGAAGACATCTTCTGCCCATGCTCCTGGTGGGTTTGGCTATTAACAACCTTACCCCCAGTGGTAGGGGAGGGGGAGAACCAGTGAGGGCATATATACTCAGTAAATATTCACAGTCGCCATTTGAAAATGCCTTTGCAACGGTTATAGCTGATCGGGGCCTTGATACTTTCCCATTCATAGCTTTAGCCATAATAACCATAATAACAGCAGTCCTTTACATTAACCTGCCGCAATGGATGGTTATCACTCTGATAGTGTGCCTTATAGTATTAATAATCCTTTTCGGTTTGGCGCTTTATATGTCCATAAACCGTGAATTTGGAGACAGGGTTATACGCTGGTTTTTAAGGGTTTTAAAGAGAATTTCAAGTAAAATGCACAATAGAATAGAAAAAAGAGCCATTAACGCAGTTGAAGGGTTCCAGAATAGTATGAAGGTCATGATCACCGACCGTAAGGTTCTCTTATACGGGATACCACTTTCTTTTTTAATATGGGCTCTTGAAATCATGAGAGTTTACGTTGTTTTCCTGGCTTTGAATATCAACGCGCCCCTAGAGATCATAGCAGCGGTTTTTGTTATTTCAACCCTTATAGGGATGATTCCATTACTTCCGGGGGGTTTAGGTGCTGTGGATGGTATGATGATTCTCCTCTATTCCTATGCAGGTATACCCCCATCGATAAGTGCGGCCGCCACCTTAGTTGAGCGGTTGATATCATTCTGGATGACTACCATTTTAGGGGTGGCAGTTTTACCCTATTTCGGTGCAGATGCTGTGAATAAAATTTCTAAAAAACTGTAG
- a CDS encoding phosphoesterase, MJ0936 family (TIGRFAM: phosphoesterase, MJ0936 family) — translation MIGIMSDSHDHLEAIRAAVEIFNQAKVDLVVHAGDLISPFTSKEFDKLQAPLEAIFGNNDGERRGLRLAYAELCTLEDFKELEVDGRKIAVIHGTNESMVDALRKSGKYDLVIRGHTHRTEIVKGQTMVINPGETCGYVSGVKTVILLDTHDLSWEAVQL, via the coding sequence ATGATAGGCATAATGTCGGACAGCCATGACCATCTGGAAGCAATCAGAGCTGCAGTGGAAATATTTAACCAGGCAAAGGTTGATCTGGTTGTACATGCCGGTGATCTCATATCACCATTCACTTCAAAGGAATTTGACAAGCTTCAAGCACCATTAGAGGCAATTTTTGGCAATAACGATGGTGAAAGGCGTGGTTTGAGGTTAGCCTACGCAGAACTATGTACACTGGAAGATTTCAAGGAATTAGAAGTTGATGGGAGAAAAATAGCTGTCATCCATGGAACAAACGAATCAATGGTGGACGCCCTTAGGAAAAGCGGAAAATATGACTTGGTTATAAGGGGCCACACTCATCGCACAGAAATAGTAAAAGGACAAACAATGGTTATCAATCCTGGTGAAACCTGCGGATATGTGTCCGGCGTGAAAACAGTGATACTCCTGGACACCCATGATCTCAGCTGGGAAGCAGTGCAACTTTAA